TCATGTCAAAGCTAGACTCGGGCACTCTATTTTCTATAAGCCCCTCGTATTTTTTCGCTCCGTTAGGAGTTTCTGTTTCCATACGAAATATTTGCTCTTCAGGGATATTCAGATCACGAAGTATGCTCATGGCTTGGCCATAATTGCTTTCTGAGGATGTTATGGGTATTGATCTTTCATCTCCCCAAAATAGAAAAATTTTATTAGGATCCGTAAGTTTATCTTTGTTTATAACAATATTTTTGTAGATTTCTAGAGGAGTAGTTCCCCCAGACAGTGCTACATAAAATGCTCCCCGCTGCTTAATTGCGCGGTTCGCAGAAGCGATCCAATCTTTACTAGCAAGATCTATAAATAGAGAGGGTTGCTTTGTAAGCAAGAGCTTATTCGTATCATTGAAATTTATCAGTGTTGCCATAGTCTCGATCCCTATTTTTTTAGCATTCTTATCGATCTCAGGGTGTTTGTTTATATACGATTATCTACAAAGGTCTCCAGGCTCTTCCATCTTTTTCAATTAAAGCATCGGCTTCTTTAGGACCCGAGGATCCCGCAGTATAGTTCGGAAAGGAAGAGAGGGAATCTTGCTGCCACTCCTCTAATACAGGAGTAAAAATCTTCCAAGAAGCCATAACTTCATCTCCACCAATAAATAGCGTACGATCACCTATAATGCAATCACATAATAGGCGCTCGTATGCTTCTGGAGTTGTAGTTTGAAAATAGCTATCGTAACGGAAGTCCATCTTAACA
This Candidatus Chlamydia corallus DNA region includes the following protein-coding sequences:
- the pgl gene encoding 6-phosphogluconolactonase, whose protein sequence is MATLINFNDTNKLLLTKQPSLFIDLASKDWIASANRAIKQRGAFYVALSGGTTPLEIYKNIVINKDKLTDPNKIFLFWGDERSIPITSSESNYGQAMSILRDLNIPEEQIFRMETETPNGAKKYEGLIENRVPESSFDMIMLGVGEDGHTLSLFSNTPALEEENRLVVFNSIPKLETERMTLTLPCIHKGKHVVVYVQGENKKPILKSILFSEGREEKLYPIERIGRNRSPLFWIISPESYDIADFDNISSIYKMDVL